The stretch of DNA AGAGAGAAAACATTGACATTTGGCTTTCTGATCCATCACAGCCATTCAATATGTATTCACATCATTCATCAATAGTAAAGGTAATACATGTGATTTGCTTCTGGTAAGATTTGATCATAATCACACAAAACCAGAGACATTTACTGGGTAGTCCTCCATGAATTTCATGTTTGTTGGAAAATGGGAGAAAGACGATGTTGGTTTGTAAATCTTTGAGCTTTGGTCCATTTAGTACTAGGGTACATGATATTGTGCTTCTATTGCTTGCACACTCAACCGCAAAtgctctttttcttttccttcttAGAGGAGTGTACCACTGTAAACTCCGAGGTTTCCTTACTGTATCTAAAATAGCAGATTACTTGGCTCTGTTGTTATCCATGATTAattgaaatattttattttcaaactcTGTTCAGCTTTGTATCATAAGTACATTATGCATTCCCCGAATCAGAGTCAAGTAGTTCATGCTATGTCCAAATATGCAGGCAGTATTATGTGCAGGTTTATACCCGAATGTTGCTGCCACTGAGAAAGGAATTGCTGGAGCAGCACTTGGGAGCCTTAAACAGTCTATTGGTTTGACTAGTAATATAATCTGGTACGATGGAAGAAGAGAAGTTCACATACACCCTTCGTCTATCAACAGTAACTGGAAAGAATTTCGATATCCTTTCCTTGCGTTCCTTGAAAAGGTTTTCCTCATTATTATTCCTTGGATTTACTCATATACTAGATTGTATTTCATCTCTTCTATTGAGATATTTACTTTAATCTTTTACGTAGGTTGAAACCAACAAAGTGTTTCTTAGAGATACCACCATCATATCTCCATACTCGATTTTGCTATTTGGTGGTTCAATTAACGTCCAGCATCAGGTATGTCTTTCATTCAATAATGAAATTTGTGTAAGTTATTGGTGCTGGTGCTACAGTTTGTGCAGCTAAACTATTGATGCTTATAAATATAATGAAAAGTAAGTTTCCTTGTCATTGTTGGAAAAACTATAACATGACGAATCCATGGTAAAAAAGAAGAAGCTAAGGCGTTGTTCGGAAAAGGACGATTAAGTgctttttgttaaaataaaaataaaattgtcagaAGTTCtgtttatatttctttattcaGTGTTTCTTTGGCAAGTAAAGTTATCGATGTGTGAATTTTATAGCTAATATTTTTCTTGTCTTGTGGCATCATCATTCCTTTATTTCCCATTTTCTGCTCGTATTTATCATCGAGTACTTCGCTGTTTGTCGTCATTGCAGACCGGGCTTGTCATCATTGATGGATGGTTAAAATTGGCAGCACCAGCCCAAATTGCTGTTCTGTTCAAGGAACTTCGGTTGACTCTTCATTCTATTTTAAAGGACTTAATAAGAAAACCAGAGGTATTACTAATACATTCACTATCTTGTAGTCTTTAAAGGGTTATCTTTTCCTTCTCTGAAAACTTGTTATACTTCTCTTGAAAagttaggtggcgtttggttgaaggtaatgaaatggaatgggaATGGAGAAACAATAATTTTTATACCATTTCAGTGCAACATGAAATTTTTTTCAATGatcttttaatattttgttttttatgtattttaaatttgattccaTTCCATTGCATTTCTATTTCTATTCacattttcatttctatttttatgttttcattTTTCTCAATTAAACACACTTTAGTTCTCTAGTCCATGACATTTAATGAGGAGCTCACTACCATATATATTTTACCTGTTGGcccaaaaaattataatcatgtagtCTCTAATGCTTGAATAGTGCCATGCATGATCTAgatttagtatatatatggATATATGGTCTGAGTAGTTAATGATTCCCAtgcttatatataattaattaagcttTTGTGTCACTTTGTTTGGCCCATCACCTAGATTGACAATGTTGTTACTTGTTAGATCCTAGGTTAGGTATAACCTATTCTAGAGAGAATGGAAAGGCTAGGATTGTTAATTAGAAGAAAGTTACGAGGTGTCCCacatatttttatgaaaaaccgCTAACCATTTGTAAGGATTCATCTCGTGATGGTATTGAACACCTCTGGTGTCTAATAACAATGTTTGTAGTTGAAACATGGCCAGATGTAACCAACTAATTAGGATTAGGATATTAAATAAGCTAGCCTAATAAGGGTTAGATCATTATCTCTAATTGTCTTGTTATTAAAAGAGTTTTGACTCTTTGGGAGAGACCAACCCTTCTCTAAATCTTCATTTCGAAACCTATATTAGAGTACttaaagagaaatgctaaaagacactagtggtgcctaacaccgttaatatcgctattagtccaattaagtatcaagtcttatataatttaatgtaataacttttagggagtatcgctaactAATTGTAAGACGACATGTTTAGAAgtactaggcaccactggtaccCAATACTACTTATTGTGTTCTACTTCAATAAACAATTACCTTTGCTACTAGTTCCTATTGAATGTCTTTtacttttttgttatatttatttagtcaataattaatcaattccaaTATGATTCATTTTCCATTTTTTCTTTGTGCACCAGAATGTGAATGTTGGTTCTGACAAGGTTATTAGCTCCataattcatttattattgGAAGAAGACAAACCACCAGCATGATTCATCTGGTTTTTGATCCATCCTTGTGTTGTCATCTCAAGAACCGAGCTCTTCGAGACCGAGTATTGGTTCGATTCTGGTGGAGCAGAGTCGTGGACATCATCAACAGCCGCGGCTTAATGAAATCGAGTAATGGAATTCTTTCTTCATCCTAATCAAGTTTAATGTCTGATGTCCTAATACATTTGCTCTAACTAATTGGTATAATTCCCATTGATGATGAATCTTatcaataaaaggaaactatcatatacatattattatgcaaaacatttatttatgaATGAAAGTTTTGCTATGAAACTATTatattagtttttagttttttaattaaataaaaatgtttAAAGTACTTAGAggattttttaagttgaaaaaatgaaACAAAAGTTGGTATAATCCTCtttccaagaaaaaaaaaagacaaatcaTTATCTGAAAAGAGTTATAACTTGATTAAGAAGCATTATCTTCTTATTAAATAAgcataatttttcttaaaaacatacttatcattctttgttttttttattcaataaaagtaaagtaacaaaatattatttattaaacttaATCTATTCGAATTCGAAGAGCAAGCACAACTAATTAATGTGCAGCTATATAAGCCGGTTAATATATATGGATCAGATACTCTTCAGATAACACACTTGTTACATcttttaataataatctcataTCACTGGAAAAAAAATCTCCTAGCAAAAATAGACACAATTGCTAAGAAGACATAATCAACAAGaacaacaaattttttttttaaaaaaactctaCCCAATGTCACTAAAATTATTagacaatatttttgaattacttAAAATCTTCATCTTAacataaaatattcaaaattgcataaaatgcaaaataataataataataataataataataataataattgcaattaataaaaattaaatagcaACTAACGAAACAATTTAAATCGCAACTAAAATTCACATAGTATAACAATTAACAGAATAAGTATCGATACaattcaaaccgtaaatttaattaaaaaaattaaaaaataatattggaTAATTCACCTAAAAATCAATACACtacactcatttttttttttaactttatatattttttttttctaattattattattatttatttttttctctaataATAACATCCCAAATATCTTTCTTCAAAAGAAAAATGAGTTTATATATGTTTCTAACTTCTTCTTCTAAACCTTAATTGGCTGCtcatcactctctctctctaaaactctcactctttctctctctaactgTGTCTCCCATGGCGGCAAAGAGAGCTACTTTGCTCTCTtctctccctctctttctcattctcattctcttctctctctttctctcccaTTTACAACTTCTCACTGCTACAGATTCCCACTTCGAAGGTTTCGAAgccgatgaagaagaagaagactcaTCTCTCATTCCCGATTCCCTCCCTCGTTCTCCTCCACTGACTCAATCTCACCTCGAACCCGACCCGATTCCAGATCCAGctccatccgatcagaatccgGATCCAAATCAACCCTCCGATCTTCCTCCTCCTCCGACTACTACTAAGCCTTCTTCTACTAACTTCGAGTATTGGGATGAAGACGAATTCGAAGGACTTCCAATCGAACAACCGCCGCCTCAGGAGGAAGAGACTCCTAAGAGTACGGAGCAACAACAACAAGGTACAATTTCCGATCCCAAAGCATCGGAGAGTCCTAAGACGAGTTCTGTTAATACTGGTCCGAAGTATTATACGATTGAGATTGTTTGCGGAAGCTTTTTGATTgtgtttttgattaattattttactGGTAAACGTGAGAATGAGAACATCGCTCTTTCTTGGGCTGGTAAATTTGCTGTTAAGGATTCGATTTTCGATAAGAATTTCAGTCTTCTTGGAATCAGTGAAGGTGATGATTCGCCTTTGTTGCTTAAAGAAGGTCAGAATGTGTTTAAATTCTACGCTAGTGGAAGGAGGTATTGTCAGGGGCTTTTGGCTACGATGGAATTGAAGAGTAGACATGATTTGATTGCTAGGATTTATAACATGGTTGTTCCTTGTAAGGATGAGATTACTTTCGAGGTTTATATGAATGATGATGCTATGGATCATGTGATTTTCGCTTTGGCTAAGAAGAAGGCGGCCAAAACTATGCAGAAGGAAGTTAGAGATTTGCAGAGGTTTGCTAGTGTTGTTTCTCCTCCTAATGGGAGAAAATGGGTTGCTGATGAATTGAGTGTTATTTCTGAGTCTAAAGAAGTTGCTTGTGATTTGATCACCGATACAGTTCTTGATCAGGTTAGTttgttggtttgtttttctttctatttactGATTAATTTTTCATATGGGTGTTGTTTGTTCTCATTTGTGATTGCATTTAGAGTGGCAAGATTGCATTTTTTTCCACTTCATTTGTGTGTGATTGCATATACGTAAATAACTTGGGTGTTTTTTGTTTTAGAGAAATTATAAACTAATTTCTTTTACATGTTGGGAAATTCTGAATAATTTAAAGTATAGAAAATAGGATTCGAATAGTTTTACTTTTATGAGTTTGTATCTGACTATTTTGAGATTTacttttgatgacttaaattATTCAGAACTTATTGATGcaaaggtggcgtttggttggaggtaatgaaatggaatggaatagaaaggaaataattttcattccattcctttgtttggttgcattttaaagtattggaatggcattccaatggaatgctctttccaccattttggtggaatggctattccattttaaaaaggaaggaatgaccattctaatgtaacaagaaaaaaaatttaattatttttttatcaattttttttatccattttaaattttattccattccattcctattctcattcccattcccattcctattcctatatttttaaattgaagAATAATTTTCTTAGGTACGGAAAACAAAAAATGTTCATACTTCAGGTTAATATCCCACCTAAAAAGCTCcctctatatgtatattctttcTTGATGTGATCATTAGTTAATCTGAGTCCCTATAATATAAGTTAAATGATTCTGTTCTGTAATAGAATAAAGCAATTGTTCTTCTTGACATTACAATAAATCATAATGGCAAAAGATGAATTGATAGTGCAGAACTCATTCAGAGCTAAGCTGGCAAACCCGAAAAGGATAAAGGGTCTGCTGCTGAAATTGAAAATGCAACCAATATCTGGGTTGGATGAATCCAAGTGATACCTGGTGGGTGAATTAGATACCGAATATTGTCACTAATTTCTTTATGCGCAACTTAGTTTTTAGAGGTTTGCTATCTGGCACCTCGTTGTCCAACATCTAGAGACGAGGTATATTGTGATTGGTACAATTATGTATTGAGAATATGTGATTCGATATTTATTTACACCAATAGCGGTATTAGGGTGTTGGGCACACTCTTAGCATTTCTCTAACATTTTTCCTTTGATAAGGAGAGGAATTAGGAAATCAACCATCTAACTAGGATATTAACTTTACTTTAGCAAATATTATGTTATGTGATGCTCTTTTTCGTAAAATTCAGTGTAATTTGTAGTTTCCTGTGCTGGTCTCCATATGTGcatattctattttattatgcGCTTGAGGCTTGAACAAGTACACAAATGAATTTGCAGGTATTTGGCGAGAAAGCTTTCGAGAAATATGGAAAGGGCTTCATCTCAATGCATTTTTCAGATCAACACTTAGGCACAACCAAGAAGATGCTGCTGTTCAAGTTTGCCCTCCCAAAAGTTGAAGACATGGGTGATATGACTAATCTGGTGGCTTTGGTAACCTATTATATCGATCTGATCGGAAGATACAAGCTTAGCTCACAGGTGGGTTGGTTTTACATTCTTCTCTTACGTGCATACCTACACAAaactgataatttatttagctatgtttgttttaacaaaatatactcATTTTGTTCAATCTCAGGCTCGGTCTAAAACCGATGCAATAAGAGCAAAAATAGCTCAAGAGGAGTACAAAGAACATCAGAATGCTAGGCAAGAAGCATTGCAGAGAAAGAAAGCCGAGAGGAGAAAACTAATGGAAGAAGCCGAGGCCAAACTCAGCGCAGAagccattagaaagaaagaaGCAAAACGTCAGGCGAAGAAGTCCATGCCTAGAGTTAAGATGACCCGCGGTCACTAGGAGTTACTCATGAGTTAGTTACTGAGATGTCAAAATGGAACTTTGATTAATTTGTGTTagttatttctttttaattttctggTATTGTTATAGTTTTGGATCATAATTTTTTTGGTCACATCTCATCACGGCCTTTTGTACTTTATGTTGCACTACTTTATTTAGTAGTTTCTAACTTATGAAGTACCAAAATCAAAATGCctgcttttcttttttctttatttaatccataaattataaataagaggagctcttttattttcaattagtTTTTAGTCTTTTTTCATGGCCCTTTCTGGTTATGTATTTATTTCCATTTTTATGTAAATTAATAGGGAACTTTACTCTAATATACTACTAACAACTTTGTTAAGGAAATTATATggaaaaaaactaaactttGTTAAGAAAAGAATAGTAATGATATAAGAAAGTTATAGTATCATATGGGttaaattatctcaaaaaaaagacaaaaataataaataaatgaaacgccgtctgtgggaatcgaACCCACGACCACATGGTTAAAAGCCATGCGCTCTACCAGCTGAGCTAAGACGGCAAtgaatttttcaattaaaatttcACTATCTAACACAGTTCCTTATCGAGCCATTGGGCCTAGTTTTAATCAGCCATTTGGCACTAAATAAAGGCCCAGCCCAATCATTTAAAGAAGCCCAAACCCATTCATGGACTGCTTCTTCTTTCTTTGTTCATTTTGGTCGAGTGAGTGAGCCGAGCGAGTTGAACTCAGCCACCATGGCTGTCCAGACAAAGCTTCCACACAGCTTCATTCCCACTCGAACCTTCATCAACGCCAGAGTCAAATGGGTACGAGACCCATACCTAGATTTCGCAGTAGAAAGAGAAAAGAATCTCAAACAAGCAATATCATTCAAGGATCAAATCATCTCAGACCCATCAAAATCACTCCCTCTCTCACTAGCTTCACTTCTCAAACCTCGTCTCGATCTCAATATCACTTCATCCAAATTCTTCAACAAATACCCATCTTTCTTCTCCATCTTCCAACCAAGTCCAGGTCTTCCTCCACGTGTCAAACTCACAAGACAAGCTCTCTCAATCCACACTGAAGAGTTCTCCATTCACACCTCCCAAACTCATCGATACGACGCCGTACAACGTCTCACAAGGCTTCTCATGCTCACCAAATCATCAAGATTACCCATTTACGTGATCGAGAAGCTAAAATGGGATATGGGTCTTCCTCACAATTTCATATCTTCGCTTGTAATCAATTTTCCCGATTACTTTCAGGTTTGCGAAATTGAAAACCCTAATGGTGGTAAAGATCTCGCCTTGGAGTTAATTTCATGGAGAAAAGAGCTTGCTTTATCTGAATTAGAGAAAAGAGCATTAAACGAAGGTAAATCAACTAAGCACATTGGGTTTCCAATGTTTTTCCCAAAAGGGTTTGATTTGGTTAAGAAGATTAATGATTGGGTCGAAAAATGGCAGCTTTTGCCTTACATTTCTCCTTACGAAAATGGGTTTCATCTATCTCCTAACAGTGATCAAGCTGAGAAATGGACTGTTGCTGTTCTCCATGAATTGTTATGGCTTATGGTTTCGAAAAAGACTGATAGAGATAACTTGTTTTGGTTAGGAGAGTATTTGGGATTTGGGTCTTTGATGATTAAGAAAGCTCTGGTTCATCACCCTGGTATTTTTTACCTTTCGAATAAGATTAGAACACAGACTGTGGTTCTTAGAGAGTGTTATAGAAAGGATTTCTTGCTTGAAAAACACCCTTTAATGGGGATTAGATATCGTTACATACATCTCTTGAATAAGGTTCCTAATCCTAAGATTATGCATAAACCGGCTATTGCTTTGGACTCAACAAGACACTGAATTTGAAGTGAGTTTAATCATGGTGGTTGTGCCTGAATAATGTGCATGCATATTTGCTTTGATGCTCATATTTGGTCTTTGCAGTgtacattatattatatatatttggacCAGACCAATAGATTTGTATGCTGAAACCATTATACCTCTCATTTGAGTACTTATTTAACTGTTACAACTTCTTGAGTTGGGTATCAATGGCTTATCAAACGTAGGCATTGCTCAGTGTGGCGTGCTGGCCCATGACACACTGACAATGGGACCACACACTGACAATGGGACCATTTTGTAACATGAACATACCTGCTTGATCATTAGTCACCTCATTAAGGTGGGGAGACTTTTggtaattagttttttttttgaaaatctcTTGAAATCCCATTAAGCTTTTTAAGGAGGTGATTTGGTGACTTACGAAGCACCTTGTCACGGGCTTAGTTATGTACTCCCTTACCCTATCAAGGCcgtataataataaaacaaacgATGTTTATTCATATTTCTTGTGTATGTTTCTATATTTTCTTTGTGATGCCTGTTTGTTGCTTTTGTTGggtcatttcatgtcatttgtctatatgtttacttgtgGGTTGTGTGAGATAAGTCCTTGGGAACGATTGATGTTTGCTTGCTCATGCTTCTTGTTTGCACTCAACATGTGCGAAACATGTATCCTGCCTAACCTTTGAGCTTGTTTGCCTGCAAGCGTATTTAGGTTGACTTGCTAACTCGGTGTGCCAGCAAGTGCCGCACGTTCCGCCTATTTGGGAGTGTCCAAATAATCGGCCCGTGAGACTCAGCTATGTGAACTTCTATCCACCAAGTTTCCATTCCAGGCCAAACTACTGACCTGGTTAAGCCTTTAGAACTTCTACAAACATGAGGTATCATATTCTCCATCTTAACTTCTTATGGGATAAGGTATTTTGAGAAGCCAAAATTGGGCTGCCAAAAGTCTTTGTCAGCATTATCAACCACATTTACTATCTTCAAAATTGGATTATACAAAAACTTCCCTAAATTGAAATATAGCTTGGTCACTTTCTTAAACCACCAAAGTTAGTTGGCAACATGCTTTCCATCAACATTTTTCCACTATAGTTTTTGGTCATTTTCTGTATAGACTTGAACACTATCATATGCTTGCAAAGCTTTAAATCCCATGTTCAAATTATGCTCCTACATCATCAATGAGATTTAtactctaaaacaatgaattgAAACTATAGTTGTGATCTCAATTGTAGCAGGGGAAGAGGTGTCAAGATGGTCTGAAGCATCATCAGAAGTGCTCCCAAATTCCCAACTTGAAGAGTTATCTACCTGTCAGATTAGGCATGCCATGACTCATGATTAGAAACATTAGGCTTGTTATGACTCATGATTAGAAACATTAGGCATGTCAGATTAGGCTTGCCATTATACAAGTTTTTCGAATAATGTATGTATGCATGCACATTTCCTTAAAACCACAGAGAGTTTAATGTTTCTGCTGCTGTTTTCTTTCATGCTCATCATAGATATAGCTGTTTAAGTCTTCTAGTATACAAGCTAGTTTGAATTAGATGTAGTCTATTATGTCTGTTGGATTACAATGCTCTCTTCTTATCTTGTTTCGTGTGGATTAAAGTTAAAAGCATAAAACTTTGCATTTTATTGTGTGAAGAATTTTATTGACTTTGGGAGCTGTTTCATTGCAGCATCATTTAGATAATCAATCCTTATGGTTATGGCACAGAGAAGATGTTTTCTTTGAAACGGGTGCAATCATCCCAGCACTAATACACCAGATACCATCAGAACGCCGCAATAAAGCGTGCTTGGAgaagagtagtactaggatgatCTCGTTAGATGGTTTTATATGGCATGATTTGAAATCTATTCACCGCGCGGGATTAATGCGAAAGCTATTTGTAATTGGTTCCAAGAAGTAAAATTTGGTCTGCTTTTCATATGTTTAATTTAGAAGCTTCTTTGGTCAACATGAGCTACCTAAATTTTCATTCAatcttaaattatttatttattatttctttttatgcAAGTTTAAAGTATGAGGTAAAAGGTAGAAATATAGAAAAGGGTAGTAAGAAGCTTAGTTGAATTGAACCGGTTCTCTATTTGTTGTTTAgtaattgtttgtttgttgtcaCAACCTTTTCATTCTTTGGTTTTCTTATGCTTTGTGATAAAGATGGTTGTTTTATCTACATACTTTTCTACAAAAACCAAATACCTTAATGTTGAAGTTGTTTATAATTCTTGCTTTATCTTATAATGACTTGATATTAAAAGCTTTAATTATATTTCAAGATATATAGTAATCTTATCTAGTTGTTGAAATTTTTGTCtagttttgaaatataattgaaTCAACTTGTCATTATACTTAGTAGCTTCCAAATCTTAATTCTATGATAAGATTTTAATACTTGGATAAAAGTTATATTTGGTGtgatttatcaaataaaaatcgAACAGAAGGAAAAATGgcaattttctttttgttttgcattggaaaaaaaaaataatcttggGAAGCTAGGAGGAGAAATAAAAGTGTTTGAAATTGTAGTTGTTGATGCAAAAATAGATATATTAGTCTTAATTAAGCTCTTTGATTAGTCTCAATAAGATTCATAGATTGATTAAAAGATAGAGACTTTGAAGTGTAGTGTTATGcaaagaaaatttgaaaaatttgtgAATGAAATTTGATGATTAGTTGAACAAGTTTATAgttacttttattaaaaaaaaattatttttggcatAACATTTTAGAAATATAGCTACATGttctattatattatattatattattgagttttttttttttttggtaaactaCAGCATAAGTATTTAAAGTTTTGAATTTGTAAATAGcataaatttaatgatttttttagcgatataagtactcaatgtttataaaactgtaatttttttccAGTTTTATCAGTACAGactgttttgaatttattaaaagaagatttagaagtaactgatactaaTACTACATGTTTTCATCCAGACTCGATATAGAATATGAGTCTTATATGTGTTCTGTTTAAGACAATATCAAAGtataaattgatgaaatttgagaaaaattacagttttacaaagaTTGAGTACTATGCtgctaaaaaaaatcattggatttatgcttataaacttaaaattttagGAATTTATGCCATT from Cannabis sativa cultivar Pink pepper isolate KNU-18-1 chromosome 2, ASM2916894v1, whole genome shotgun sequence encodes:
- the LOC115721130 gene encoding protein WHAT'S THIS FACTOR 9, mitochondrial; translated protein: MAVQTKLPHSFIPTRTFINARVKWVRDPYLDFAVEREKNLKQAISFKDQIISDPSKSLPLSLASLLKPRLDLNITSSKFFNKYPSFFSIFQPSPGLPPRVKLTRQALSIHTEEFSIHTSQTHRYDAVQRLTRLLMLTKSSRLPIYVIEKLKWDMGLPHNFISSLVINFPDYFQVCEIENPNGGKDLALELISWRKELALSELEKRALNEGKSTKHIGFPMFFPKGFDLVKKINDWVEKWQLLPYISPYENGFHLSPNSDQAEKWTVAVLHELLWLMVSKKTDRDNLFWLGEYLGFGSLMIKKALVHHPGIFYLSNKIRTQTVVLRECYRKDFLLEKHPLMGIRYRYIHLLNKVPNPKIMHKPAIALDSTRH
- the LOC115718936 gene encoding uncharacterized protein At5g49945, with amino-acid sequence MAAKRATLLSSLPLFLILILFSLFLSHLQLLTATDSHFEGFEADEEEEDSSLIPDSLPRSPPLTQSHLEPDPIPDPAPSDQNPDPNQPSDLPPPPTTTKPSSTNFEYWDEDEFEGLPIEQPPPQEEETPKSTEQQQQGTISDPKASESPKTSSVNTGPKYYTIEIVCGSFLIVFLINYFTGKRENENIALSWAGKFAVKDSIFDKNFSLLGISEGDDSPLLLKEGQNVFKFYASGRRYCQGLLATMELKSRHDLIARIYNMVVPCKDEITFEVYMNDDAMDHVIFALAKKKAAKTMQKEVRDLQRFASVVSPPNGRKWVADELSVISESKEVACDLITDTVLDQVFGEKAFEKYGKGFISMHFSDQHLGTTKKMLLFKFALPKVEDMGDMTNLVALVTYYIDLIGRYKLSSQARSKTDAIRAKIAQEEYKEHQNARQEALQRKKAERRKLMEEAEAKLSAEAIRKKEAKRQAKKSMPRVKMTRGH